The genomic DNA CACTTCGGGTGAATTTCAACTGATAATGTAGCATGTCGGAAACTCCCTTTTGAGGGCTTCCATGACACGTTCCGCCTGGTCCCTCGTCTTGAAGCTTCCGGCCTGGACGATATGCAGCATCTGGCCATCCCGATCGACCACGGTAATGTTGGCGCCGCTGTACCCGGAGGCAAGCAACTGCCTGTGCACCCGCAGGGCGTTGTCCCTCACGGCAAAGGCTCCGACGCGCACGTGATAAAGCCTGCCGGGGGTATCCTTGAGCCGTGTGGGGACGACCTCCGTTGTCAGGGAGGTGACCCGAACCTTGGCCACGCCGCGCTCCACCGTGCCGAGCTTCCTGGCCGCCCCGTAGGACAGGTCGAGAATACGCTCGTTCACGAACGGCCCGCGATCGTTGATGGTCAGGACCACGGTGCGGTCGTTCTCCAGATTGGTAACCCGCACGCGCGTGCCCAGCGGAAGCGTCTTGTGCGCCGCGGACACGCCGTACATGTTGTAGGTCTGCCCGTTGGCCGTCTTCCTGCCGTGGAAATCCGCGCCGTACCACGAAGCCAGACCGATTTCGTCGTATCCCGATGCGGACTGCAAGGGATAGTAGGTCTTGCCCAAGACGGTGTAGGGGCGGGTCTTGGGATCAAACCGCACGCCGCCATCCCCGGAGGCCGGCGGCGTCGACGGAACATGTTTCGGGCCGCATCCGGCCAAGGCCAGTAAAACCGATATGGCGAACAGGGCCGCGAGGTGTCGCATTCTTCCTCCGAGTATCCTGTGTCCGGGGAACGGGTGACTGTCTCGATTTTTTCTAGAAAACCGTAGAGGAAGTGGGAGCAAAAAGCAATGCCCAGCCCCGTATTGTCACGAACCACGGGCCTTGGAAGCGAATCGGCCCGTCAGGGACGATGCACGTAACGCGGCTTGACCATGTTCTCGGGTTTGAGAATGTCGTCCAGCTCCTCGCGGCTGAGGTATCCCTTCTCCAGCACGATCTCATACACGGAACCGCCTGTCTTCATGGCCTCCTTGGCGATCTCGGCTGACTTTTCGTATCCGATGAACGGATTCAGCGCCGTAACCAGGCCGATGGAGTGCTCGACCATCTCGCGGCACCGCTCCCGGTTGGCCGTGATGCCCGACACGCATTTATCGGCGAGGGTCAGACAGGCACGGCGGAGCATGTTGATGGACTGGAACAGGGAAAAACCGATGACCGGCTCCATGACGTTGAGTTCGAGTTGCCCGGCCTCGCAGGCCAGTGTCACGGTCATGTCGTGGCCGATGACGGTGAAGGCCACCTGGTTGACCACCTCGGGAATAACCGGATTGACCTTGCCCGGCATGATTGAGGAGCCGGGCTGTATGGGCGGCAGGTTGATCTCGTTCAAACCGCAGCGCGGACCGCTGGAGAGCAGCCGGAGGTCATTGCATATCTTGGACAGCTTCACGGCGGCGCGCTTGAGCACGCCCGACAGCTGGACATACACGCCGGTGTCCTGGGTCGCCTCCACCAGGTCCGGAGAGGAAACAAGCTGCAACGTGGTGTGCTGGATGAGCTTTTCCGTAACCGTGCGGGCATAGTCCGGATGGGAGTTGAGCCCGGTGCCGATGGCCGTGGCCCCCATGTTGATCTCGTGGACCAGAGCCTGGGCCTCGTTCAGCCGCTGCATGTCCTCGCCGATCATGACGGACCAGGCCGAGAACTCCTGGCCCAGGGTCATGGGCACGGCGTCCTGTAGCTGGGTACGGCCCATCTTGAGGACATCGGCGAACTCCCCGCCCTTGCGCCGGAACGCATTGCGCAGATAATCCATCGCTTCGATCAGCTCGCGGATGTCCAAAATCAATGCGATGTTCAACGCAGACGGGTACACGTCGTTGGTCGACTGGGACATGTTCACGTGATTCAGGGGATGCAGGTGCTCATAGTCCCCCTTGGCGTATCCCAGAAGCTCCAGGGCGCGGTTGCAGACGACCTCGTTGGCGTTCATGTTGGCCGAAGTTCCCGCCCCGCCCTGCACCACGTCCACCACGAACTGATCGTGCAGCTTGCCGTCCAGAATTTCCTCGCACGCACGGGAGATGGCCCGGCTCTTGTCCTCTTCCAGAAGCCCCAGGGAAGCGTTGGCCTCGGCCGCGGCCATCTTGACGTAGGCCAGGGCATTGATGAGCCGGGGGTAATGGGACATGGCGATGCCGGATATATGGAAGTTGTCCAGCGCCCGCCGGGTCTGAACGCCGTAGTAGGCGTCCGCCGGGACGGCCACTTCGCCAAGGCTGTCGTGTTCCAGTCGCAATTGGGTCATGAGGATTCTCCGTTATTGATGGCGTCGCGCGGGCCGTTGCCCCGCGTCCGGCTGATTTGCATGACGATCTTCCTTGTCCGTGCCGCCGGGGGCCCCTCCAAAAAGGCTTGCCACAGGCGGAAATAACCGCAAAGTTCATGCGAAATGCGGCGACCAAAGCAAAAAAACGCTGCCCCGTTTCCTGCCGAAAGTGGAATTCCTCCGGCACAAGATGAACGATGCTTGGAACTTACTCTATACGAACCGGGCCGGATTTCAACAGGCTTTCTCAGGCCGACGCCAAATCTCCACTTGCCAGCCGAACAGCTTTCGGTTAACCGCTTCCCTGCGCATTTGCGCCTATTACATATTATTGGAGAGACCATGAGCAACAAAATAAACAACAACGGACTTCGCAATATCGCCATCATAGCCCACGTCGATCACGGCAAGACCACGCTGGTGGACGCCATGTTCAAACAATCCGGGCTCTTCCGCGAGGGCCAGGATGTCAACGACCGCATCATGGACTCCATGGATCTGGAGCGGGAACGCGGCATCACCATCGCCGCCAAGAACTGCTCCGTCTCCTGGAAAGGCACCAAGATCAACATCATCGACACCCCCGGTCACGCCGACTTCGGCGGTGAGGTGGAACGCTCCCTGTCCATGGCTGACGGCGCCATCCTCCTGGTCGACGCCTCTGAAGGGCCGCTGCCCCAGACCCGGTTCGTGCTCAAAAAGGCCCTTGAACAGGACCTCACCCTGATGGTTGTCATCAACAAGGTTGACCGCCAGGATGCCCGTCCGGACGAAGTCCTCAACGAAATTTACGACCTGTTCATCGACCTCGACGCCAGCGAGGAGCAGCTTGATTTCCCCCTGCTTTACGCCATCGGCCGCGACGGCATCGCCATGGAATCCCCGGACGAACGCGGCGAGAACCTGCACATCCTCCTCGACATGATCGTGGAGCACGTGCCCGGCCCGCGGCACGACCCCGATGAGCCCTTCCAGATGCTCGTCTCCGATCTGTCCTACTCCGACTACCTCGGACGCCTGGCCATCGGCAAGGTCCATCACGGTCAGGCCAAATCCAATGACCAGCTCCTCTGCATCGCCGACGGCGGACGCACCGTTCCGCTCAAGGTGACCAAGCTCCAGACCTACGACGGCCTCCAGGTCGTTCCCACCGAGACTTGCGACCCCGGCGACATCGTCGTCGTTGCGGGCATCGAGGACGTGCACATCGGCGACACGATCTGCACCAAGGAAAACCCCAAGGCCCTGCCCCGCATCACCGTGGACGAGCCCACCGTGGCCATGCGCTTCGGCATCAACACCTCTCCCCTGGCGGGTCAGGAGGGCAAGCTTGTCCAGACCAACAAGATTCGCGAGCGGCTGCACAAGGAAACCCTGCTCAACGTGGCTATCCAGGTGGATGACACCGAAGGCCGCGACGCCTATCTGGTCAAGGGACGCGGCGAATTCCAGATGGCCATCCTGGTGGAACAGATGCGCCGCGAAGGATTCGAACTCTCCGTGGGCCGTCCCGAGGTCATCTTCAAGTTCGAGGACGGCAAGAAGCTGGAGCCCATCGAGCACCTCTACGTGGACTGCGATGAGAATTTCATGGGCATCGTCACCGAAAAAATTCAGATCCGCAAAGGCCGCATGACCAACATGGTCAACAACGGCACCGGCCGCGTGCGCCTGGAATTCTCCGTCCCGGCCCGGTCGCTCATCGGCTACCGCGACGAATTCCTGACCGACACCAAGGGCACCGGCATCATGAACTCCTACCTTGAAGGGTACGGCGAATACCGGGGCGAGGTCACTTCCCGGTTCACCGGCTCCCTGGTGGCCGACCGCCCCGGCAAGGCCGTGGCAT from Pseudodesulfovibrio thermohalotolerans includes the following:
- a CDS encoding septal ring lytic transglycosylase RlpA family protein; translation: MRHLAALFAISVLLALAGCGPKHVPSTPPASGDGGVRFDPKTRPYTVLGKTYYPLQSASGYDEIGLASWYGADFHGRKTANGQTYNMYGVSAAHKTLPLGTRVRVTNLENDRTVVLTINDRGPFVNERILDLSYGAARKLGTVERGVAKVRVTSLTTEVVPTRLKDTPGRLYHVRVGAFAVRDNALRVHRQLLASGYSGANITVVDRDGQMLHIVQAGSFKTRDQAERVMEALKREFPTCYIIS
- the aspA gene encoding aspartate ammonia-lyase, whose protein sequence is MTQLRLEHDSLGEVAVPADAYYGVQTRRALDNFHISGIAMSHYPRLINALAYVKMAAAEANASLGLLEEDKSRAISRACEEILDGKLHDQFVVDVVQGGAGTSANMNANEVVCNRALELLGYAKGDYEHLHPLNHVNMSQSTNDVYPSALNIALILDIRELIEAMDYLRNAFRRKGGEFADVLKMGRTQLQDAVPMTLGQEFSAWSVMIGEDMQRLNEAQALVHEINMGATAIGTGLNSHPDYARTVTEKLIQHTTLQLVSSPDLVEATQDTGVYVQLSGVLKRAAVKLSKICNDLRLLSSGPRCGLNEINLPPIQPGSSIMPGKVNPVIPEVVNQVAFTVIGHDMTVTLACEAGQLELNVMEPVIGFSLFQSINMLRRACLTLADKCVSGITANRERCREMVEHSIGLVTALNPFIGYEKSAEIAKEAMKTGGSVYEIVLEKGYLSREELDDILKPENMVKPRYVHRP
- the typA gene encoding translational GTPase TypA, which encodes MSNKINNNGLRNIAIIAHVDHGKTTLVDAMFKQSGLFREGQDVNDRIMDSMDLERERGITIAAKNCSVSWKGTKINIIDTPGHADFGGEVERSLSMADGAILLVDASEGPLPQTRFVLKKALEQDLTLMVVINKVDRQDARPDEVLNEIYDLFIDLDASEEQLDFPLLYAIGRDGIAMESPDERGENLHILLDMIVEHVPGPRHDPDEPFQMLVSDLSYSDYLGRLAIGKVHHGQAKSNDQLLCIADGGRTVPLKVTKLQTYDGLQVVPTETCDPGDIVVVAGIEDVHIGDTICTKENPKALPRITVDEPTVAMRFGINTSPLAGQEGKLVQTNKIRERLHKETLLNVAIQVDDTEGRDAYLVKGRGEFQMAILVEQMRREGFELSVGRPEVIFKFEDGKKLEPIEHLYVDCDENFMGIVTEKIQIRKGRMTNMVNNGTGRVRLEFSVPARSLIGYRDEFLTDTKGTGIMNSYLEGYGEYRGEVTSRFTGSLVADRPGKAVAYGLFNLEPRGRIFVVPGNPVYEGMIIGEHNRENDINVNPTKEKKLTNMRASGKDEAVILTPVKPMTLEYALNFIKDDEEVEVTPVSIRLRKSELSALVRHREEGKKKKVKENG